A single region of the Eriocheir sinensis breed Jianghai 21 chromosome 53, ASM2467909v1, whole genome shotgun sequence genome encodes:
- the LOC126983140 gene encoding uncharacterized protein LOC126983140, which yields MSKRAERHVDTDSELNEDTDDSSRVEPEPSQCSTGIKKKKTSKSYDQVFRSEWLANPEMKSWLTRDKKDQNAFCKFCNTTIKPKLSVLRTHMTSKKHRSLADSAQGSNKISAMFKESTNVKDAISRAEIIVAAMAVEHHLSYKLMDHLSEIFPKFFPDSEIAKSYASKRTKCSAIVDNVLAESFKKDLLKDIHQAQHFSLIIDESTDISTDSVMAIVVKYFDLQKQSVQAHLLSLPVVKGQSAQQLFDTLYDELKASDLDLCNCVGFAADTTNVMFGGKNSVVSRLQEKNPSLILVKCVCHSISLAVSHATKLLPKTLEQLVRECNSYFSHSSKRLKDLSDFQDFMQCQHHRILKLHDVRWLSLSACISRILEQWKALHLYFQLAHTEDRLHSSDFLYRELSNPYTHLYFQFLEYVLSMTDKLNIMFQSPHAMIHCVVKDCFLLYIQVLSCFIKPSVLKVPMQEVLNVDPRDPNIHLPLTQIYGGVKFAKLLESSANKREEQDTSLMFRRIQQLLVELSVQLQKRLPLNNQTLSEACSLLDPTALVGSDRQSLLDISSKFPNIIAENEQQDLDCEWRSLSLSGDIDSFLSQDSNTESLWYRVHVSGRYPTVSKLARALLSVPISNADCERIFSLVNLKKSEKRNRLSNISLNNELISGEGVRKAGDCINFEPTREMIKAVNKHIYDK from the exons ATGTCCAAGAGAGCTGAAAGACATGTTGATACTGACAGTGAACTTAATGAAGACACTGATGACTCGAGCAGAGTTGAGCCTGAGCCTAGTCAGTGTTCTACtggtattaagaaaaaaaagacgagtaaATCCTATGATCAAGTGTTCCGCAGTGAATGGCTAGCTAATCCTGAAATGAAAAGTTGGCTGACCAGGGACAAGAAGGACCAGAATGCATTTTGTAAGTTCTGCAATACTACAATAAAGCCCAAACTGTCTGTGCTGCGAACCCACATGACATCTAAGAAACACCGATCATTGGCAGACTCGGCACAAGGAAGTAACAAG ATATCGGCTATGTTTAAGGAATCCACTAATGTTAAGGATGCTATCAGTCGTGCGGAGATCATTGTTGCTGCCATGGCTGTAGAACACCACCTCTCATACAAACTCATGGACCATCTCTCTGAGATCTTCCCAAAATTTTTCCCTGACTCTGAGATTGCAAAAAGTTATGCAAGTAAACGAACCAAATGTTCTGCTATTGTTGATAATGTTCTTGCTGAAAGTTTCAAGAAAGACCTATTGAAAGACATTCACCAAGCTCAgcacttttcactcattattgATGAATCTACTGACATTTCTACAGATTCAGTCATGGCAATTGTAGTTAAGTATTTTGACTTGCAAAAACAGAGTGTTCAAGCTCACTTGCTTAGTTTGCCAGTTGTAAAAGGGCAATCTGCTCAGCAGCTTTTTGATACTTTGTATGATGAACTAAAGGCTAGTGATTTAGATTTGTGTAACTGTGTTGGATTTGCTGCTGATACAACCAATGTGATGTTTGGAGGCAAAAACAGTGTTGTTTCTAGACTGCAGGAAAAAAATCCCAGCTTAATTTTGGTTAAGTGTGTGTGTCACTCCATTTCTTTAGCTGTCAGTCATGCTACTAAACTACTGCCAAAGACATTGGAACAGCTGGTTAGGGAATGTAATTCTTACTTTTCTCATTCCAGTAAGAGATTAAAAGACTTGAGTGATTTTCAAGACTTCATGCAGTGTCAACATCATCGTATTTTGAAACTCCATGATGTGCGCTGGCTTTCGCTAAGTGCATGTATATCACGAATTCTTGAACAGTGGAAAGCATTGCACTTGTACTTTCAACTGGCTCACACTGAAGATCGATTGCACTCTTCTGATTTCCTGTATAGGGAACTAAGTAATCCGTACACACATCTGTATTTTCAGTTTTTGGAATATGTTCTTTCAATGACAGACAAACTGAATATCATGTTTCAAAGCCCTCATGCAATGATTCATTGTGTTGTCAAGGATTGCTTTCTGCTGTATATTCAGGTTCTTAGTTGCTTTATTAAGCCTTCAGTTCTGAAAGTCCCAATGCAGGAAGTCCTTAATGTTGACCCAAGAGATCCAAATATTCATCTTCCATTAACTCAAATATATGGTGGGGTCAAATTTGCCAAACTGCTTGAGAGTAGTGCTAATAAGAGGGAGGAACAGGACACAAGTTTAATGTTTAGACGCATCCAGCAACTCCTGGTAGAATTGTCTGTTCAATTACAAAAACGACTTCCTCTAAATAACCAAACTCTGTCAGAGGCCTGTTCTCTTCTTGATCCCACAGCCCTTGTAGGAAGTGATAGACAGTCCCTCTTGGATATTTCATCAAAATTTCCCAACATCATAGCAGAGAATGAACAGCAAGACTTGGACTGTGAATGGCGTTCATTGTCATTGAGTGGTGACATAGATAGCTTTTTGTCACAGGACTCTAACACAGAGTCTCTGTGGTACAGAGTCCATGTAAGTGGTAGATACCCTACAGTCTCCAAATTAGCTAGAGCCTTGCTTAGTGTTCCAATTTCAAATGCTGACTGTGAGCGAATTTTTTCCTTAGTCAACCTTAAGAAAAGCGAGAAGAGAAACAGACTGTCAAATATTTCTCTGAATAATGAACTGATATCTggggaaggagtaaggaaagCAGGTGATTGCATAAACTTTGAGCCAACTCGTGAGATGATTAAGGCAGTGAACAAacatatatatgataaatga